The Streptomyces sp. NBC_01689 genome includes a window with the following:
- the rplB gene encoding 50S ribosomal protein L2 — protein MGIRKYKPTTPGRRGSSVADFVEVTRSTPEKSLVRPLHSKGGRNNAGRVTVRHQGGGHKRAYRVIDFRRHDKDGVPAKVAHIEYDPNRTARIALLHYADGEKRYILAPRNLSQGDRVENGPGADIKPGNNLALRNIPVGTTIHAIEIRPGGGAKFARSAGASVQLLAKEGTMAHLRMPSGEIRLVDQRCRATVGEVGNAEQSNINWGKAGRKRWLGVRPTVRGVAMNPVDHPHGGGEGKTSGGRHPVSPWGQKEGRTRSPKKASNKYIVRRRKTNKKR, from the coding sequence ATGGGAATCCGCAAGTACAAGCCGACTACGCCGGGCCGTCGCGGCTCCAGCGTCGCCGACTTCGTCGAGGTCACGCGGTCCACGCCGGAGAAGTCGCTGGTCCGCCCGCTGCACAGCAAGGGCGGCCGTAACAACGCCGGTCGTGTGACCGTTCGCCACCAGGGTGGCGGACACAAGCGCGCCTACCGCGTGATCGACTTCCGTCGTCACGACAAGGACGGCGTGCCGGCGAAGGTCGCGCACATCGAGTACGACCCCAACCGCACCGCGCGCATCGCGCTGCTTCACTACGCGGACGGCGAGAAGCGCTACATCCTCGCCCCCCGCAACCTGTCGCAGGGTGACCGCGTCGAGAACGGTCCCGGGGCCGACATCAAGCCGGGCAACAACCTGGCGCTCCGCAACATCCCGGTCGGTACCACGATCCACGCGATCGAGATCCGTCCCGGTGGCGGTGCCAAGTTCGCCCGCTCCGCCGGTGCCTCGGTGCAGCTGCTCGCGAAGGAGGGCACCATGGCCCACCTCCGCATGCCCTCCGGTGAGATCCGCCTGGTCGACCAGCGCTGCCGCGCCACGGTCGGCGAGGTCGGCAACGCCGAGCAGAGCAACATCAACTGGGGCAAGGCCGGCCGTAAGCGCTGGCTGGGCGTCCGCCCGACCGTCCGCGGTGTGGCGATGAACCCGGTTGACCACCCGCACGGTGGTGGTGAGGGCAAGACCTCCGGTGGTCGCCACCCGGTCTCCCCGTGGGGTCAGAAGGAGGGTCGTACTCGTTCGCCGAAGAAGGCTTCGAACAAGTACATCGTCCGCCGCCGCAAGACGAACAAGAAGCGCTAG
- the rpsQ gene encoding 30S ribosomal protein S17 → MSESNVTETNEQRGFRKTREGLVVSDKMDKTVVVAVEDRVKHALYGKVIRRTSKLKAHDEQNAAGIGDRVLLMETRPLSATKRWRIVEILEKAK, encoded by the coding sequence ATGAGCGAGAGCAACGTGACTGAGACCAACGAGCAGCGCGGTTTCCGCAAGACCCGTGAGGGTCTTGTCGTCAGCGACAAGATGGACAAGACCGTCGTCGTCGCCGTCGAGGACCGCGTCAAGCACGCCCTGTACGGCAAGGTCATCCGCCGTACGAGCAAGCTCAAGGCCCACGACGAGCAGAACGCCGCGGGTATCGGCGACCGCGTCCTCCTCATGGAGACGCGTCCGCTGTCCGCGACGAAGCGCTGGCGCATCGTCGAGATCCTCGAGAAGGCCAAGTAA
- the rplN gene encoding 50S ribosomal protein L14, producing MIQQESRLRVADNTGAKEILCIRVLGGSGRRYAGIGDVIVATVKDAIPGGNVKKGDVIKAVIVRTVKERRRPDGSYIRFDENAAVILKNDGDPRGTRIFGPVGRELREKKFMKIISLAPEVL from the coding sequence GTGATCCAGCAGGAGTCGCGACTGCGTGTCGCCGACAACACTGGTGCGAAGGAGATCCTTTGCATCCGTGTGCTCGGTGGCTCCGGTCGCCGCTACGCGGGCATCGGTGACGTCATCGTCGCCACCGTGAAGGACGCGATCCCCGGTGGCAACGTGAAGAAGGGTGACGTCATCAAGGCCGTCATCGTTCGCACCGTCAAGGAGCGCCGCCGTCCGGACGGCTCGTACATCCGCTTCGACGAGAACGCCGCCGTCATTCTGAAGAACGACGGCGACCCTCGTGGCACCCGTATCTTCGGCCCCGTCGGCCGTGAGCTGCGCGAGAAGAAGTTCATGAAGATCATCTCGCTCGCGCCGGAGGTGCTGTAA
- the rpsS gene encoding 30S ribosomal protein S19 → MPRSLKKGPFVDDHLIKKVDVQNEAGTKNVIKTWSRRSMIIPAMLGHTIAVHNGKTHIPVFVTESMVGHKLGEFSPTRTFRGHVKDDRKSKRR, encoded by the coding sequence ATGCCGCGCAGTCTCAAGAAGGGGCCCTTCGTCGACGACCACCTGATCAAGAAGGTGGACGTACAGAACGAAGCCGGCACCAAGAACGTCATCAAGACCTGGTCCCGTCGCTCGATGATCATCCCGGCCATGCTCGGCCACACGATCGCGGTGCACAACGGCAAGACCCACATTCCGGTGTTTGTCACCGAGTCGATGGTCGGCCACAAGCTCGGCGAGTTCTCGCCGACGCGCACCTTCCGGGGTCACGTCAAGGACGACCGGAAGTCGAAGCGCCGCTAA
- the rpsC gene encoding 30S ribosomal protein S3 — protein sequence MGQKVNPHGFRLGVTTDFKSRWYADKLYKDYVKEDVAIRRMMTSGMERAGISKVEIERTRDRVRVDIHTARPGIVIGRRGAEADRIRGDLEKLTGKQVQLNILEVKNPETDAQLVAQAVAEQLSSRVSFRRAMRKSMQSAMKAGAKGIKIQCGGRLGGAEMSRSEFYREGRVPLHTLRANVDYGFFEAKTTFGRIGVKVWIYKGDVKNIAEVRAENAAARAGNRPARGGNDRPAGRGGRGGERGGRGRKPQTAPAAEAPKAEAPAAAPAESTGTEA from the coding sequence ATGGGCCAGAAGGTTAACCCGCATGGGTTCCGGCTCGGTGTCACGACCGACTTCAAGTCGCGTTGGTACGCCGACAAGCTGTACAAGGACTACGTCAAGGAAGACGTCGCCATCCGTCGGATGATGACGTCCGGCATGGAGCGCGCCGGCATCTCGAAGGTGGAGATCGAGCGCACCCGTGACCGTGTGCGGGTGGACATCCACACCGCGCGTCCGGGCATCGTCATCGGCCGCCGTGGCGCCGAGGCCGACCGCATCCGCGGTGACCTCGAGAAGCTCACGGGCAAGCAGGTCCAGCTGAACATCCTCGAGGTCAAGAACCCCGAGACCGATGCTCAGCTGGTCGCCCAGGCCGTTGCCGAGCAGCTGTCGTCCCGCGTCTCCTTCCGCCGTGCCATGCGCAAGAGCATGCAGTCGGCGATGAAGGCGGGCGCCAAGGGCATCAAGATCCAGTGCGGTGGCCGCCTCGGCGGCGCCGAGATGTCCCGCTCGGAGTTCTACCGCGAGGGCCGTGTGCCCCTGCACACGCTCCGCGCGAACGTCGACTACGGCTTCTTCGAGGCCAAGACGACCTTCGGCCGTATCGGTGTGAAGGTCTGGATCTACAAGGGCGACGTCAAGAACATCGCCGAGGTCCGCGCCGAGAACGCCGCTGCCCGCGCCGGCAACCGCCCGGCCCGTGGCGGCAACGACCGCCCGGCCGGCCGTGGTGGCCGCGGTGGCGAGCGTGGCGGTCGCGGTCGCAAGCCGCAGACGGCTCCCGCTGCCGAGGCCCCCAAGGCCGAGGCTCCGGCTGCCGCTCCGGCTGAGAGCACCGGAACGGAGGCCTGA
- the rpmC gene encoding 50S ribosomal protein L29: MSAGTKASELRELGDEELLAKLREAKEELFNLRFQAATGQLENHGRLKAVRKDIARIYTLMRERELGIETVESA, from the coding sequence ATGTCGGCCGGTACCAAGGCGTCCGAGCTGCGCGAACTGGGTGACGAGGAGCTTCTGGCGAAGCTTCGCGAAGCCAAGGAAGAGCTGTTCAACCTCCGCTTCCAGGCGGCGACCGGTCAGCTCGAGAACCACGGTCGGCTCAAGGCCGTCCGCAAGGACATCGCGCGGATCTACACCCTGATGCGTGAGCGCGAGCTGGGCATCGAGACGGTGGAGAGCGCCTGA
- the rplX gene encoding 50S ribosomal protein L24, which produces MKIKKGDTVQVITGKDKGKQGKVIAAYPRDERVLVEGVNRVKKHTKAGPTASGSQAGGIVTTEAPIHVSNVQLVVEKDGNKVVTRVGYRFDDEGNKIRVAKRTGEDI; this is translated from the coding sequence ATGAAGATCAAGAAGGGTGACACGGTTCAGGTCATCACCGGCAAGGACAAGGGCAAGCAGGGCAAGGTCATTGCCGCTTACCCGCGCGACGAGCGCGTCCTGGTCGAGGGTGTCAACCGGGTCAAGAAGCACACCAAGGCCGGCCCGACCGCCAGCGGTTCCCAGGCCGGCGGCATCGTGACGACCGAGGCCCCGATCCACGTGAGCAACGTTCAGCTCGTCGTGGAGAAGGACGGCAACAAGGTCGTCACGCGTGTCGGTTACCGCTTCGACGACGAGGGCAACAAGATCCGCGTTGCCAAGCGGACGGGTGAGGACATCTGA
- the rplV gene encoding 50S ribosomal protein L22 has translation MEARAQARYIRVTPMKARRVVDLIRGMDATEAQAVLRFAPQAASVPVGKVLDSAIANAAHNYDHTDASSLVISEAYVDEGPTLKRFRPRAQGRAYRIRKRTSHITVVVSSKEGTR, from the coding sequence ATGGAAGCCAGGGCCCAGGCGCGGTACATCCGCGTTACGCCCATGAAGGCCCGCCGCGTGGTGGACCTTATCCGTGGCATGGATGCCACGGAGGCTCAGGCGGTCCTGCGTTTCGCCCCGCAGGCCGCGAGCGTGCCGGTCGGCAAGGTGCTGGACAGCGCCATTGCCAACGCCGCGCACAACTACGACCACACCGACGCCTCTTCGCTGGTCATCAGCGAGGCGTACGTGGACGAGGGTCCGACCCTGAAGCGGTTCCGTCCGCGTGCTCAGGGCCGTGCCTACCGGATCCGTAAGCGGACCAGCCACATCACCGTGGTCGTCAGCAGCAAGGAAGGAACCCGGTAA
- the rplW gene encoding 50S ribosomal protein L23 encodes MATRHPSIASKAAKAAKAARVAKAKRHEAEGKNTVETPLSKSFTDPRDVLLKPVVSEKSYALLDEGKYTFVVAPGANKTQIKQAVQAVFSVKVTGVNTINRQGKRKRTKSGFGKRADTKRAIVTLAEGDRIDIFGQAS; translated from the coding sequence ATGGCTACGCGTCACCCGAGCATTGCCTCGAAGGCCGCCAAGGCCGCCAAGGCCGCACGCGTCGCCAAGGCGAAGCGCCACGAGGCCGAGGGCAAGAACACCGTCGAGACCCCGCTGAGCAAGAGCTTCACGGACCCCCGTGACGTCCTTCTCAAGCCGGTCGTCTCGGAGAAGAGCTACGCGCTGCTCGACGAGGGCAAGTACACCTTCGTCGTCGCGCCGGGCGCCAACAAGACCCAGATCAAGCAGGCCGTCCAGGCGGTCTTCTCGGTCAAGGTCACCGGCGTCAACACGATCAACCGTCAGGGTAAGCGCAAGCGCACCAAGAGCGGTTTCGGTAAGCGTGCGGACACCAAGCGCGCCATCGTGACCCTCGCTGAGGGCGACCGTATCGACATCTTCGGCCAGGCCTCCTAA
- the rplP gene encoding 50S ribosomal protein L16, whose protein sequence is MLIPRRVKHRKQHHPKRRGQAKGGTQVSFGEYGIQALTPAYVTNRQIEAARIAMTRHIKRGGKVWINIYPDRPLTKKPAETRMGSGKGSPEWWIANVHPGRVMFELSYPNEKIAREALTRAAHKLPMKCRIVKREAGEA, encoded by the coding sequence ATGCTGATCCCCCGTAGGGTCAAGCACCGCAAGCAGCACCACCCGAAGCGCCGTGGTCAGGCCAAGGGCGGCACGCAGGTTTCGTTCGGCGAGTACGGCATTCAGGCCCTCACGCCGGCGTACGTGACGAACCGCCAGATCGAGGCCGCGCGTATCGCGATGACCCGCCACATCAAGCGTGGCGGCAAGGTCTGGATCAACATCTACCCGGACCGCCCGCTCACGAAGAAGCCCGCCGAGACCCGCATGGGTTCCGGTAAGGGTTCTCCCGAGTGGTGGATCGCGAACGTGCACCCGGGCCGGGTCATGTTCGAACTGTCCTACCCCAACGAGAAGATCGCCCGTGAGGCCCTCACTCGCGCAGCCCACAAGCTGCCGATGAAGTGCCGGATCGTCAAGCGCGAGGCAGGTGAAGCGTGA